Proteins from a single region of Hordeum vulgare subsp. vulgare chromosome 6H, MorexV3_pseudomolecules_assembly, whole genome shotgun sequence:
- the LOC123402101 gene encoding pentatricopeptide repeat-containing protein At1g02060, chloroplastic, with amino-acid sequence MGTAGKPPAQPESASVAAARKLHHLLRSRDLRPALEYLSSLPSPLTLLPNHAINALLRALAAAGRVRAATDLFRRIPAPTAHSFNSLLSALLRRGRTRTANAVLAAFLRSPRATPDAATLNTLLHGLSTASPRASPPALVRLFRFLPETYAFAPDAISYNSLLVALCRAGDLHAARKLFDKMRVAEKDCKASVSPNVITYTTMIKAYCVRGLADEALEVFNMMAADGVAPNRITYNTMIQGFCEAGRMELVKGLLETDSFKPDTCTFNTLMAAHCGEGRIKEAMEVFGQMAELRVSRDSASYSMVIRALCENREFVKAEELVDELLEKEVLKKRGGCVPLIAAYNPVFVYLCENGKAKKARILFGQLLDRRSKVDFAAFKTLILGHCKEGDFEEGYQLVLSMLKRDLVPDDECYIAIVEGFSQKGRMKIAWEVLHRMLNSGLRPSTSTFHSVLLGLLKKEGCAKEAADLIEIMLERKIRQNLDLSTNTIDALFKSSLNDRAYKVITSLYDQGYYIKMEKLIGDLCEEKKFIEAAELTLFSLQKHHDLGVSVSSTVLDGLCTTGRASDAFRLFYELIESGSSSAAVEPRSLVALHHALDEDGKTKEADFVAKQMRRAAAKIRETV; translated from the coding sequence ATGGGCACGGCAGGGAAGCCGCCGGCGCAGCCGGAGTCCGCgtcggtggcggcggcgaggaagctGCACCACCTCCTCCGATCCCGCGACCTGCGCCCGGCGCTCGAATACCTCAGCTCCCTCCCCTCGCCGCTCACCCTCCTCCCCAACCACGCCATCAACGCCCTCCTGCGCGCGCTAGCCGCCGCCGGCCGCGTCCGCGCCGCCACCGACCTCTTCCGCCGCATCCCCGCGCCCACCGCGCACTCCTTCAACTCCCTCCTCTCCgccctcctccgccgcggccgcACCCGCACGGCCAACGCCGTCCTGGCCGCCTTCCTCCGCTCCCCACGGGCCACACCCGACGCCGCCACCCTCAACACCCTCCTCCACGGCCTCTCCACCGCCTCCCCGCGCGCCTCGCCTCCCGCGCTCGTCAGGCTCTTCCGCTTCCTGCCGGAGACCTACGCCTTCGCCCCCGACGCCATCTCCTACAACTCGCTGCTCGTCGCTCTCTGCCGTGCCGGTGACCTGCACGCCGCACGCAAGCTGTTCGACAAAATGCGCGTCGCTGAAAAGGATTGCAAAGCTTCCGTCTCTCCTAATGTCATCACTTACACGACCATGATCAAGGCGTACTGTGTAAGGGGCCTGGCCGACGAGGCGCTCGAGGTATTCAACATGATGGCTGCGGATGGTGTGGCACCGAACAGGATCACCTACAACACGATGATCCAGGGGTTCTGCGAGGCCGGCAGGATGGAGCTGGTGAAGGGGTTGCTGGAGACGGACTCGTTTAAGCCCGACACATGCACATTCAACACACTGATGGCCGCACATTGTGGGGAAGGGCGGATCAAGGAGGCGATGGAGGTGTTCGGCCAAATGGCGGAGCTCCGCGTGAGTCGCGACTCTGCAAGCTATAGCATGGTGATCAGGGCGCTGTGCGAGAACAGGGAGTTCGTGAAGGCTGAGGAGCTTGTGGATGAGCTTTTGGAGAAGGAAGTGCTCAAGAAGCGAGGGGGTTGTGTACCGCTCATTGCGGCATACAACCCAGTTTTTGTGTACTTGTGTGAGAATGGGAAGGCCAAGAAGGCAAGGATCCTGTTTGGGCAACTATTGGATCGGAGGAGCAAGGTCGACTTTGCTGCATTCAAGACATTAATTCTAGGGCATTGCAAGGAGGGAGATTTTGAAGAAGGGTACCAGCTGGTGCTCTCGATGTTGAAGAGGGATCTTGTGCCCGATGATGAATGCTACATTGCCATCGTAGAGGGGTTTTCGCAGAAAGGAAGGATGAAGATTGCATGGGAGGTCCTTCACAGGATGCTGAACAGTGGCCTCCGGCCTAGCACAAGCACGTTCCACTCTGTTCTTTTAGGACTTTTGAAAAAAGAAGGTTGTGCAAAAGAAGCTGCAGATTTGATTGAGATAATGCTAGAGAGGAAGATCCGCCAGAATTTGGATCTTTCGACCAATACGATTGACGCATTGTTCAAAAGCAGCCTAAATGACCGTGCCTACAAAGTCATCACATCCCTATATGACCAAGGCTATTACATCAAGATGGAAAAACTAATCGGGGACCTCTGCGAGGAAAAGAAGTTCATAGAGGCAGCCGAGCTTACCTTGTTTAGCTTGCAGAAGCATCATGATTTGGGCGTGTCGGTATCCAGTACGGTTCTGGATGGCCTTTGCACAACTGGTAGAGCCTCAGACGCGTTCCGGCTTTTCTACGAACTCATCGAGAGCGGAAGCAGTTCTGCTGCCGTTGAACCTCGCAGTTTGGTCGCGCTTCATCATGCGCTGGATGAAGATGGAAAAACGAAAGAAGCTGATTTTGTTGCTAAACAGATGAGGCGTGCGGCTGCCAAGATTAGGGAAACGGTCTAA
- the LOC123402611 gene encoding histone deacetylase complex subunit SAP18, whose protein sequence is MAGMGEMPMRPRPGPPMHRGPPPMARPRPEPIDREKTCPLLLRVFTKVGGHHLNEEFSERGKEPKDEVQIYTWKDATLRELTDLVKEVALPARKRNARLSFAFVYPDKNGRFVVKQVGSTFSYSHGRGDDAKSLGDLGFQIGDYLSVSIM, encoded by the exons ATGGCAGGCATGGGCGAGATGCCGATGCGGCCGCGGCCGGGCCCGCCGATGCACCGCGGCCCGCCCCCCATGGCGCGcccccgccccgagcccatcgacCGCGAGAAG ACCTGCCCTCTCCTGCTccgggttttcaccaag GTTGGTGGCCATCACCTGAATGAAGAATTTTCTGAGAGAGGGAAGGAGCCGAAAGATGAAGTTCAGATTTACACGTGGAAGGACGCCACACTCCGGGAGCTTACTGATCTT GTCAAAGAGGTTGCTCTTCCAGCAAGGAAAAGAAACGCTAGGTTATCTTTTGCTTTTGTATACCCGGATAAGAATGGTCGTTTTGTTGTCAAACAG GTGGGCTCAACCTTTTCTTATAGTCATGGAAGAGGGGATGATGCCAAATCTCTTGGGGATCTTGGCTTCCAG ATAGGTGATTACTTGAGCGTGTCGATCATGTGA
- the LOC123404960 gene encoding UTP:RNA uridylyltransferase 1-like: protein MAGGDAKPLADSAFLRFLLPAPKPKPKPEPGPPARLAPPHCLVAPPQPGPLPPDERLFIVAPTRPAWLPPRPQPQPPPHFPTPPTRRVHPAAGAPRNAGRFPAGRGGQARRRVGDFAGSRARAGPDRRRAGGGLPVKANGGEARVGDRRAAARREKRVWVAVERKGGGGGSDADDQAAVGGGYAGGDEAGGSIEGEEQLEPDDGEQDGDARRLGEELEDSLLIAGDQECHDSDGDQHSSENAMSQSNQSRRLQIRTRTGWMECRHDIGTFASGLLSVYESLKPSEEHMSKQSQLIDSITKSVSKEWPNAQLHLYGSCANSFGTSHSDVDVCLEIDIGTGSEVELLLRLAEILRGDNFDSVEAITSARVPIVRMLDAGSGFSCDICINNLFAVANTKLLKDYAQIDGRLLQLASIVKHWAKLRGVNETYRGTLSSYAYVLMCISFLQLREPKILPCLQAMEPTYTMVVDDTECAYFDEVDQLRDFGAENKETIAELLWAFFHYWAFQHDYRKDVISICMGKIISKKEKNWTTRIGNDRHLICIEDPFETGHDLGRVVDRQTIRIVREEFERAAAVLQHDDDPCATLFEPYNYEN from the exons atggccggcggcgacgccAAGCCCCTCGCCGACAGCGCCTTCCTCCGCTTCCTCCTCCCGGCCCCCAAGCCCAAGCCCAAGCCCGAGCCCGGCCCTCCCGCCCGCCTCGCCCCGCCGCACTGCCTCGTCGCGCCGCCCCAGCCGGGCCCGCTCCCCCCCGACGAGCGCCTCTTCATCGTGGCCCCCACGCGCCCCGCCTGGCTCCCTCCGCGGCcgcagccgcagccgccgccCCATTTCCCAACCCCTCCGACGCGGCGCGTTCACCCGGCCGCCGGCGCCCCGCGCAATGCGGGCCGCTTCCCCGCCGGCCGGGGCGGCCAGGCGAGGCGGAGGGTCGGGGATTTCGCGGGCAGCAGGGCCCGCGCGGGCCCCGATAGGCGGAGGGCGGGCGGGGGCCTCCCCGTGAAGGCGAACGGGGGCGAGGCCCGCGTCGGGGACAGGCGGGCGGCGGCGCGGAGGGAGAAGAGGGTGTGGGTTGCCGTGGAGAGGAAGGGCGGGGGTGGCGGCAGCGACGCCGACGACCAGGCGGCCGTGGGCGGGGGGTACGCGGGCGGGGACGAGGCCGGGGGGAGCATCGAAGGGGAAGAGCAGCTGGAACCTGACGACGGCGAACAAGACGGCGATGCCCGGCGTCTCGGGGAGGAATTGGAGGATTCTCTCCTCATCGCCGGTGACCAAGAGTGCCATGACAGTGACGGCGACCAGCATTCAAGCGAG AACGCCATGTCGCAGTCGAACCAGTCACGGCGCCTGCAAATCAGAACACGCACAGGATGGATGGAATGCCGCCATGACATCGGCACCTTTGCCTCGGGCCTGCTCTCCGTCTATGAATCCCTCAAGCCATCAGAGGAGCACATGTCCAAGCAGAGCCAGCTCATAGACTCCATAACAAAGTCAGTGAGCAAAGAATGGCCCAACGCCCAGCTGCATCTCTATGGATCATGCGCCAATTCCTTTGGGACTTCCCACAGCGATGTCGATGTCTGCCTCGAAATCGATATCGGCACGGGGAGCGAGGTGGAGCTTCTTCTGCGGCTGGCGGAGATCCTGCGCGGTGATAATTTTGACAGTGTGGAG GCGATTACCAGTGCTAGAGTGCCCATTGTGAGGATGTTGGATGCAGGGAGTGGCTTCTCTTGTGACATTTGCATCAACAATCTATTTGCTGTCGCCAACACAAAGCTTCTCAAGGATTATGCCCAGATAGATGGTAGATTGCTTCAGCTGGCCTCCATTGTCAAGCACTGGGCCAAACTGAGGGGTGTCAATGAGACATACCGCGGAACCCTCTCCAGCTATGC GTATGTGCTCATGTGCATCAGTTTCTTGCAGCTGAGAGAGCCCAAGATTCTTCCCTGTTTGCAG GCAATGGAGCCCACATATACCATGGTTGTTGATGACACTGAGTGCGCTTATTTCGATGAGGTTGATCAGCTTCGCGATTTTGGGGCTGAAAACAAGGAGACCATCGCGGAGTTActctgggcatttttccactactggGCATTCCAGCACGATTACAGGAAAGATGTCATCTCCATCTGCATGGGGAAGATAATCAG caagaaggagaagaactggACGACTCGCATCGGAAACGACCGCCATCTGATCTGCATCGAGGACCCTTTCGAGACCGGCCATGACTTGGGACGCGTAGTCGACAGACAGACAATCAGGATCGTCAGGGAGGAGTTTGAGCGGGCTGCTGCCGTACTGCAGCATGACGACGACCCCTGCGCAACCCTTTTCGAGCCCTACAATTACGAAAACTGA